The following coding sequences are from one Anabas testudineus chromosome 16, fAnaTes1.2, whole genome shotgun sequence window:
- the sim1a gene encoding single-minded homolog 1-A isoform X2, which translates to MKEKSKNAARTRREKENSEFYELAKLLPLPSAITSQLDKASIIRLTTSYLKMRIVFPDGLGESWGHVSRSSSLDGMSQELGSHLLQTLDGFIFVVAPDGKIMYISETASVHLGLSQVELTGNSIYEYIHPADHDEMTAVLTAHQPYHSHFVQEYEMARSFFLRMKCVLAKRNAGLTCGGYKVIHCSGYLKIRQYSLDMSPFDGCYQNVGLVAVGHSLPPSAVTEIKLHSNMFMFRASLDMKLIFLDSRVAELTGYEPQDLIEKTLYHHVHSCDSFHLRCAHHLLLVKGQVTTKYYRFLAKHGGWVWVQSYATIVHNSRSSRPHCIVSVNYVLTDTEYKGLQLSLDQATSKSFPYSSSTSTSLTDNCRTPKSRVSRPKTKTRLSPYTQYPSFQTERSESDQDSPWGSSPLTDSASPQLLEQSEGLDASCVYRQFTDPRALCYSVSDEHHHIASDGHTHHHAYGQGQTCERGRCEAGRYFLGAPPPSRNTWWDTTRSILPLSKSSLENHEGFDSSMSHITAIHNYHGRGHWDEDSVVSSPDGGSASDSGDRYRTEHYRCSPQEPSKIETLIRATQQMIKEEESRLQLLKGPADVPLGPANGLPKGPGACFTPDYSQGPLPLQTVACLGLRQAVSPANSPAPLSRLSSPGSERLQKPKDYLQTDLTPLSLPLHHPFGRPGPCSDSPTPTPSLYPSHTHPRAYLDKHTAYSLTGYTLEHLYDAESIRGYCTSASTGPTHYDMSPHLRIPAEQTTHKGTSVIITNSS; encoded by the exons ATGAAGGAGAAATCGAAAAATGCTGCCCGGACCCGACGGGAGAAGGAAAATAGTGAATTTTATGAACTCGCTAAACTGTTGCCGCTGCCCTCCGCCATCACCTCCCAGCTGGATAAGGCGTCCATCATCAGACTGACAACTAGCTACCTGAAAATGAGGATAGTGTTTCCTGACG GCCTTGGGGAGTCTTGGGGTCATGTGAGTCGCAGCAGTTCTCTAGATGGAATGAGCCAGGAACTGGGCTCCCATCTCTTACAG ACATTAGATGGCTTCATTTTTGTGGTGGCTCCAGATGGCAAAATAATGTACATATCAGAAACGGCATCAGTCCACTTGGGCCTGTCACAG GTAGAATTGACAGGAAACAGCATTTATGAATACATCCACCCAGCAGACCATGATGAAATGACAGCTGTCCTCACAGCACACCAGCCTTACCATTCACACTTTGTTCAAG aataCGAGATGGCGCGCTCCTTCTTTCTGAGAATGAAATGTGTCCTTGCTAAAAGAAATGCTGGTCTTACCTGTGGAGGTTACAAG GTTATCCACTGCAGTGGCTACCTAAAGATCCGTCAGTATAGTCTGGACATGTCTCCATTTGACGGCTGCTATCAGAATGTTGGGCTGGTGGCTGTGGGTCACTCATTGCCGCCTAGCGCTGTCACTGAGATCAAACTGCACAgcaacatgttcatgttcagaGCCAGCTTGGACATGAAGCTCATCTTCCTTGACTCCCG gGTTGCAGAGCTGACAGGCTACGAGCCTCAGGATCTAATAGAGAAGACTCTCTATCATCATGTCCACAGCTGTGACTCCTTTCACCTACGCTGTGCTCATCACTTGT TGCTGGTGAAAGGTCAGGTCACCACAAAATATTACCGTTTCTTGGCGAAGCACGGTGGTTGGGTCTGGGTTCAGAGTTACGCAACCATTGTACACAACAGCCGCTCATCCCGACCTCACTGCATTGTCAGTGTAAACTACGTTCTCAC GGATACTGAGTATAAAGGCCTCCAGCTTTCTCTAGACCAGGCCACGTCCAAGTCTTTCccctacagcagcagcaccagcaccagcctCACAGACAACTGCAGAACCCCCAAGAGCAGAGTGTCCCGGcccaaaaccaaaacaagactCTCACCATACACACAG TATCCAAGTTTCCAGACGGAGCGCTCAGAATCGGACCAGGACAGCCCTTGGGGCAGCAGCCCCCTCACCGATTCTGCCTCCCCTCAGTTGCTGGAGCAGAGTGAAGGCCTGGACGCCTCCTGTGTGTACAGGCAGTTCACTGACCCTCGTGCTCTCTGCTACAGTGTGTCGGATGAGCATCATCACATCGCCAGTGATGGCCACACACACCACCACGCGTATGGTCAGGGTCAGACTTGTGAGCGGGGTCGATGTGAAGCGGGGCGATATTTCTTAGGAGCACCGCCGCCAAGCAGAAACACGTGGTGGGACACCACCCGGTCCATCCTTCCACTGAGCAAGAGCTCCTTGGAGAACCATGAAGGATTTGACAGCAGCATGTCACACATAACAGCCATCCACAACTACCATG GTCGGGGCCACTGGGACGAGGACAGCGTGGTTAGCTCTCCAGATGGAGGGTCGGCCAGTGACTCAGGGGATCGGTACCGAACCGAACACTACCGCTGCAGCCCGCAGGAACCCAGCAAGATAGAGACGCTAATCCGAGCCACGCAGCAGATgatcaaagaggaagaaagtcGACTTCAGCTGCTTAAGGGCCCTGCAGATGTCCCGTTGGGACCAGCAAATGGACTGCCCAAGGGCCCCGGGGCTTGCTTCACTCCTGATTATAGTCAAGGACCCCTTCCACTACAGACCGTGGCCTGTCTAGGTCTGCGTCAGGCAGTCAGCCCTGCAAATAGCCCTGCCCCTCTATCTAGGCTCAGCAGTCCAGGTTCTGAGCGCCTCCAGAAACCCAAAGACTACCTCCAGACAGACCTGACTCCCCTGTCCTTGCCATTACACCACCCATTTGGTCGGCCGGGCCCGTGCTCAGATTCCCCCACACCGACGCCGTCTCTCTATCCCTCTCACACCCACCCACGGGCCTAtttggacaaacacacagcctaCTCCCTGACAGGCTACACTCTGGAGCACCTCTATGACGCGGAGAGCATCCGAGGCTATTGCACCTCCGCCAGCACCGGCCCCACCCACTATGACATGAGCCCACACCTCCGCATCCCAGCAGAGCAGACCACACACAAAGGCACCTCTGTCATTATCACCAACAGCAGCTAA
- the sim1a gene encoding single-minded homolog 1-A isoform X1 has protein sequence MKEKSKNAARTRREKENSEFYELAKLLPLPSAITSQLDKASIIRLTTSYLKMRIVFPDGLGESWGHVSRSSSLDGMSQELGSHLLQTLDGFIFVVAPDGKIMYISETASVHLGLSQVELTGNSIYEYIHPADHDEMTAVLTAHQPYHSHFVQEYEMARSFFLRMKCVLAKRNAGLTCGGYKVIHCSGYLKIRQYSLDMSPFDGCYQNVGLVAVGHSLPPSAVTEIKLHSNMFMFRASLDMKLIFLDSRVAELTGYEPQDLIEKTLYHHVHSCDSFHLRCAHHLCELVLVKGQVTTKYYRFLAKHGGWVWVQSYATIVHNSRSSRPHCIVSVNYVLTDTEYKGLQLSLDQATSKSFPYSSSTSTSLTDNCRTPKSRVSRPKTKTRLSPYTQYPSFQTERSESDQDSPWGSSPLTDSASPQLLEQSEGLDASCVYRQFTDPRALCYSVSDEHHHIASDGHTHHHAYGQGQTCERGRCEAGRYFLGAPPPSRNTWWDTTRSILPLSKSSLENHEGFDSSMSHITAIHNYHGRGHWDEDSVVSSPDGGSASDSGDRYRTEHYRCSPQEPSKIETLIRATQQMIKEEESRLQLLKGPADVPLGPANGLPKGPGACFTPDYSQGPLPLQTVACLGLRQAVSPANSPAPLSRLSSPGSERLQKPKDYLQTDLTPLSLPLHHPFGRPGPCSDSPTPTPSLYPSHTHPRAYLDKHTAYSLTGYTLEHLYDAESIRGYCTSASTGPTHYDMSPHLRIPAEQTTHKGTSVIITNSS, from the exons ATGAAGGAGAAATCGAAAAATGCTGCCCGGACCCGACGGGAGAAGGAAAATAGTGAATTTTATGAACTCGCTAAACTGTTGCCGCTGCCCTCCGCCATCACCTCCCAGCTGGATAAGGCGTCCATCATCAGACTGACAACTAGCTACCTGAAAATGAGGATAGTGTTTCCTGACG GCCTTGGGGAGTCTTGGGGTCATGTGAGTCGCAGCAGTTCTCTAGATGGAATGAGCCAGGAACTGGGCTCCCATCTCTTACAG ACATTAGATGGCTTCATTTTTGTGGTGGCTCCAGATGGCAAAATAATGTACATATCAGAAACGGCATCAGTCCACTTGGGCCTGTCACAG GTAGAATTGACAGGAAACAGCATTTATGAATACATCCACCCAGCAGACCATGATGAAATGACAGCTGTCCTCACAGCACACCAGCCTTACCATTCACACTTTGTTCAAG aataCGAGATGGCGCGCTCCTTCTTTCTGAGAATGAAATGTGTCCTTGCTAAAAGAAATGCTGGTCTTACCTGTGGAGGTTACAAG GTTATCCACTGCAGTGGCTACCTAAAGATCCGTCAGTATAGTCTGGACATGTCTCCATTTGACGGCTGCTATCAGAATGTTGGGCTGGTGGCTGTGGGTCACTCATTGCCGCCTAGCGCTGTCACTGAGATCAAACTGCACAgcaacatgttcatgttcagaGCCAGCTTGGACATGAAGCTCATCTTCCTTGACTCCCG gGTTGCAGAGCTGACAGGCTACGAGCCTCAGGATCTAATAGAGAAGACTCTCTATCATCATGTCCACAGCTGTGACTCCTTTCACCTACGCTGTGCTCATCACTTGTGTGAGTTAG TGCTGGTGAAAGGTCAGGTCACCACAAAATATTACCGTTTCTTGGCGAAGCACGGTGGTTGGGTCTGGGTTCAGAGTTACGCAACCATTGTACACAACAGCCGCTCATCCCGACCTCACTGCATTGTCAGTGTAAACTACGTTCTCAC GGATACTGAGTATAAAGGCCTCCAGCTTTCTCTAGACCAGGCCACGTCCAAGTCTTTCccctacagcagcagcaccagcaccagcctCACAGACAACTGCAGAACCCCCAAGAGCAGAGTGTCCCGGcccaaaaccaaaacaagactCTCACCATACACACAG TATCCAAGTTTCCAGACGGAGCGCTCAGAATCGGACCAGGACAGCCCTTGGGGCAGCAGCCCCCTCACCGATTCTGCCTCCCCTCAGTTGCTGGAGCAGAGTGAAGGCCTGGACGCCTCCTGTGTGTACAGGCAGTTCACTGACCCTCGTGCTCTCTGCTACAGTGTGTCGGATGAGCATCATCACATCGCCAGTGATGGCCACACACACCACCACGCGTATGGTCAGGGTCAGACTTGTGAGCGGGGTCGATGTGAAGCGGGGCGATATTTCTTAGGAGCACCGCCGCCAAGCAGAAACACGTGGTGGGACACCACCCGGTCCATCCTTCCACTGAGCAAGAGCTCCTTGGAGAACCATGAAGGATTTGACAGCAGCATGTCACACATAACAGCCATCCACAACTACCATG GTCGGGGCCACTGGGACGAGGACAGCGTGGTTAGCTCTCCAGATGGAGGGTCGGCCAGTGACTCAGGGGATCGGTACCGAACCGAACACTACCGCTGCAGCCCGCAGGAACCCAGCAAGATAGAGACGCTAATCCGAGCCACGCAGCAGATgatcaaagaggaagaaagtcGACTTCAGCTGCTTAAGGGCCCTGCAGATGTCCCGTTGGGACCAGCAAATGGACTGCCCAAGGGCCCCGGGGCTTGCTTCACTCCTGATTATAGTCAAGGACCCCTTCCACTACAGACCGTGGCCTGTCTAGGTCTGCGTCAGGCAGTCAGCCCTGCAAATAGCCCTGCCCCTCTATCTAGGCTCAGCAGTCCAGGTTCTGAGCGCCTCCAGAAACCCAAAGACTACCTCCAGACAGACCTGACTCCCCTGTCCTTGCCATTACACCACCCATTTGGTCGGCCGGGCCCGTGCTCAGATTCCCCCACACCGACGCCGTCTCTCTATCCCTCTCACACCCACCCACGGGCCTAtttggacaaacacacagcctaCTCCCTGACAGGCTACACTCTGGAGCACCTCTATGACGCGGAGAGCATCCGAGGCTATTGCACCTCCGCCAGCACCGGCCCCACCCACTATGACATGAGCCCACACCTCCGCATCCCAGCAGAGCAGACCACACACAAAGGCACCTCTGTCATTATCACCAACAGCAGCTAA